Part of the Arthrobacter sp. MMS18-M83 genome is shown below.
ACTTCGAAATCGACCGACCATCGGCGAGTTTGCCGATCACCAGGCTGCCGACAACCAGCACCACACCAAGAATGGTGGTGAGGGCGAAGACGGCGGTCGCGTCTTCCTTGAAGCCGCTGCGGGCCGCAGTGGGAAGTCCTGTGTTCCAGGCGTAGTTGTAGGCTTGGGCCGCTCCAACAACGAACGTAATCGCCAACACGCTTAGCCAATGCTTGCCCACCCCACCCCAGACCGCCTTCGACGAGGAGTTTTGGGCAAGCTCTTCCGGCTTCATGGTCTCCGGAAGGGTCCGGCGCAGGTAGACCACGACGAAACCAAACAGTGCACCCACGATGAAGGGGACACGCCAACCCCAGTCAGCCATGACGGCACCACTCAGCATCAGGCTGCACAAATAGCTGACCAGCGAAGCAAGCAGGATGCCCGAGTTGACGAAGAAGGAGATGATGCCTGCGACGAACCCTTCGCGCCCCTCCGGCACCAGCTCGACGGCGTGGGCGGTGGAAAGGGGTGCCTCAACACCCGTGGAGATGCCCTGCACAACGCGGCAGACCAGGAGGATGACGCCGGCAGCGCCGCCGATCTGCTGGTACGTAGGGCACAAAGCGATGATCAGCGTAGTGATCGCCATCATCATGATGGACCAAAGCATCACTTTTCGACGGCCGATTCTATCCGCGAAGGTACCGAGCAGGACGCCGCCAAGCGGGCGGAACGCGAAGCCGACGGCGAAGACCGCCAGGGCGTTGAGGGTTGCGGCGGTGGGGTCCTGCGAGGGGAAGAACTTTGGCCCGATGAATGCCGACAGGAGTCCGAAGACCATCCAGTCATACCACTCAAGGGTGTTCCCGAGTCCGAGGCCCAGCAGCCCACGTCGGATTTCCGGAGAGAGCCGGGATTTCCGGGCGCTCTCCGGGCCAGTCTTGACGACAGTGTCAGTCATGATTCTTTCCTTCCTCCACACCTTCGCGGTGCGTGAGGGTACGGATCACCATTGCCGCCCGGAGGGTGGCAAGTGATCGAAACTATCATTTTGGCTTGGTTCGGCAGGGCCGCACCAGCTCACCTCATGGGAGGAGAGTCAGCCCAGATAGCTACGCGTGCCTCTTCGTAGCGCTTGAATGCAAACGACGACATCCAGCCCGGCGACAAGGAGCTTGGACGGTGCGCTTGGATATCGCAGCATCAGCATGGAGAACACGAAGATGGACGTAGGGCGGGCTGGACCTTCCGCCAGAAGGATGAAAGCGCCCACGTTTCCGATCGTGCAGCAAACTTCCCCACGTGATGCGACTCACATAACTATATTGAAGATTTTCACCAGGTCAATGCTTTTTGAGAAATACCCCTCAGAAAGAATCTTCACCAAACCATTGATTCGCTAAAATTTTTCACTATAGTTATGTGAGTCAGCTCACCGAGAGAAAGCTGGATCATGACCAACGAGATCATTGCGGCATCCTCACCGGCCGGCACGAGCGCACTTCTTGCAACTGTCGGCAACAAGGTCCGCACCATGCGTAAGGACAAAGGGATGACCTTGTCCAAACTCTCGGAGATCACTGGCCTCAGCCCGGCGATCGTTAGCCAGATCGAGCGTGGACTGGCCAATCCGTCATTCACCACCTTGGCGCAACTGGCTCACGGCTTGGACATCCCTGTGGGGAAATTCTTCCTCGGGCAGGAAGAGACCAGGTCGCCCGTTGTCCGTAAGTCCGAGCGGCGAAACCTCAAAGGCGTTACCAAGAAGTCCGTGGGAGAGGCAGTCTATGAGCTGCTCACCCCGGATCTCAATGGCGCGTTGGAGGCCCAATGGATCGTGAGCCCGCCAGGCCACGACACCAGCGCCACTCCTTTCCGCCACAGCGGCGAGGAATTCGGCATCATCCTCTCGGGAAAGAAAGACATCTTCCTTGATGGGGAGTGCTACACGCTAGAGGCGGGCGATTCGATTACTTTCTCCTCGGATACGCCCCACTGGTACAAAAACAGCTACGAAGAGGTATGCGTAGCGATCTGGGTCAACGCCCCCCACGTGTGGTGATTAGCCGGGCCTAGCGTCCGTCGTCCGCGTACACCGACACGTACGGACCCTTCGGTGTCCGTTCGCAAACATCTCCATTTCCGCGTCCAGGTCCCTCAGGACCTCTACTCGTCATGCCCTCCGCCAGGTCCAGTCCGCTGTTTGCGTCCCCGCGAGCTCCTCCTGAGCACCTCTTCTATACCCCGGCAACCGTTCCAACGGCATGCCTGCCGGGAAGTAAGGATCCTCCACCATGAACCCCATTGCCACCACATCGTCACTGGAACTCAGTACGACGACGGCGGATCTCACCGCACCAGTCATTTCCCGCTCAGACGTCCTCGTAGTCGGCGGTGGTCCCGCTGGTGTGGCCGCGGCCGTTACTGCAGCACGTTCCGGCGCATCCGTTACGCTTCTGGAGCGCTACTCCTCGCTTGGTGGCCTTGCCTCCGGCGGCATGGTCCTGGTGCTCGACGACATGATCAACGGCCAGGAAATCACGGTCACCGGCATCGTTTCGGAGTATGTGGAACGCCTGGAGAAGCTCGGCCTGGCGATTGTCCCGCCTGCAGATGACCGCAAGACCTCCGAGGAACTCTGGAACAAGTGGGGCCGCTATGGCACCTTCGACTTCCACTCCCACACCAACCCCAAGCCCATCTGCTACGCCGCAGCCTTCGATCCCGACGGCTGGAAGCGCGTCTCCAACGACCTCGTCCGCGAAGCCGGCGTCAACCTCCGCCTGCACTCGTGGTTCTCACGCCCGATCGTGGACAACGGCGTCATCAAGGGTGTCATTTGCGAGACCAAGTCCGGCCCGCAGGCGTTCATGGCGGACATTGTCATCGACACGACCGGCGACATCGACGTCGCCTCCCGTGCCGGAGCCAGCCACATCAAGGACAGCTACCTCACCACCCTCGTCTTCCGCCTCGGCAACGTAGACACCGCCGCCGCGGAGGCCTTTGAACAGGCCAACCCGAAGGAAGCACGTGCCATCAACCGGACCATCAAGCGCCTCCTTGGCGGCGCTTGGGAACTGTGGTGGCTCAAGACCCCGATCGACGGCGTGGTCTGGTGCAACGCTCCCCACATGACCGGGTACGACGGCGTGGACCCGGCGGACATGACAGCCGCCGAGTTCGCTGCACGTGACCGGATCACTGAGGCGGTGGAGTACGTCCGCGCCCACCTGCCGGGCTTTGAGAACTGCTACATGCTCGACGTCGCGTCCCAGATGGGGGTCCGGCAAACCCGCCTTCTCGACGGAGAATACGTCATGACGAAGGACGACGTCACCTCCCGCCGCCACTTTGCGGACACCGTGGCACGCGGCCGTGACTACTACTACCCGTACCGCTCGCTGCTCCCCAAGGAAGTGGACCAGTTGCTCGTGGCTGGCCGCCACTACTCGGCCACCCCGGAGGCTCAGAAAATGTCCCGCGAGATTCCCCCGTGCATGGCCATGGGCCAGGCAGTCGGCGTCGCCGCGGCCCTCGCCGTCGAAAACGGTGTCACTGTCCGCGAGGTCTCCGCGCAGGACATCCAGCAGGGCATGCGCCGGCACGGCGCGGACCCCGGCGACGTCCCGTCGTCGAACGCTACCCTCGACAACGAAGCTGTGGTGGGGGCATGAGCACCGACACCCTTCTCGATGAGTTTGAGGAAACCACGACGGCGGCGCCCGCCGCCGCTGCCAAGCCCAACGGCACCCCGCTCCCCCTCGACGGCATCAAGATCGTGGACTTCACCCAGGTGTTCATGGGACCGTCCTGTACTCAACTCTTGGGCGATTACGGCGCGGACATCATCAAGGTGGAACGCCCGGGCGCCGGCGACATCTCGCGCAACTCGTTCCCGGACAAGGACGGCCAGGACAATCCCATCTTTCTGTCCATCAACCGGAACAAGCGCAGCATTTCCGTGGACACCCGCACCGACGAGGGCAAGGCGGTCCTCCGCCGCGTCATGGCCGACGCCGACGTGGTGGTCAGCAACTTCCGTTCCGGCGTGATGGAGCGGATGGGCTTTGGCTACGAGGAACTCAAGGCCGGGAACCCGGGTCTCATTTGGGCCTCCGGCACGGGCTTCGGCCCGGTTGGCCCCTACTCCCACAAAGGCGGCCAGGACGCGATCGCGCAGGCCTATTCGGGCGTGATGTGGCGCCGTGAATCGGACGACATGAAGCCGTCCATCTACCCCACCACGCTGTGCGACTACATCACGGGCATGCACCTCATGCAGGGCATCCTGCTGGCATTGCGTACCCGGTCGACCTCCGGTGCCGGGCAAAAGGTCGAGGTGACGATGTACGACTCCATGCTCCACCTGCAGATGCAGGAGGCCTGCATGCAGCTCAACCGTGGCTACGAGGTCAACTGGGGCGCCATGCCCCTGAGTGGCGTCTTCGAAACCACCGACGGAGCC
Proteins encoded:
- a CDS encoding MFS transporter, whose protein sequence is MTDTVVKTGPESARKSRLSPEIRRGLLGLGLGNTLEWYDWMVFGLLSAFIGPKFFPSQDPTAATLNALAVFAVGFAFRPLGGVLLGTFADRIGRRKVMLWSIMMMAITTLIIALCPTYQQIGGAAGVILLVCRVVQGISTGVEAPLSTAHAVELVPEGREGFVAGIISFFVNSGILLASLVSYLCSLMLSGAVMADWGWRVPFIVGALFGFVVVYLRRTLPETMKPEELAQNSSSKAVWGGVGKHWLSVLAITFVVGAAQAYNYAWNTGLPTAARSGFKEDATAVFALTTILGVVLVVGSLVIGKLADGRSISKWFLITRALSIPSVFLMLMYVRPGIGGFAAVLLGGSVVLVLNMTLYNVVTSSLMPKSCRGAGTALGYGIGVALFGGTASYLLVWLQSVNASWIFPVYVAVLSALSIVFYVLARRKNGIFIGR
- a CDS encoding CaiB/BaiF CoA transferase family protein → MSTDTLLDEFEETTTAAPAAAAKPNGTPLPLDGIKIVDFTQVFMGPSCTQLLGDYGADIIKVERPGAGDISRNSFPDKDGQDNPIFLSINRNKRSISVDTRTDEGKAVLRRVMADADVVVSNFRSGVMERMGFGYEELKAGNPGLIWASGTGFGPVGPYSHKGGQDAIAQAYSGVMWRRESDDMKPSIYPTTLCDYITGMHLMQGILLALRTRSTSGAGQKVEVTMYDSMLHLQMQEACMQLNRGYEVNWGAMPLSGVFETTDGAVCMVGGFTPDPLARISEALGLDEDLTQRPEFANLQQQFKHKPALQAIFRERIATDTTEYWTNQLESQGLLNAPVHTLEQALADAQTEANGMIVEAEHPGVGTVKMLNAPIRLSATPPTVRRVAPRLGEHNVEVLLENGFDKETIERLQKLGVLR
- a CDS encoding FAD-dependent oxidoreductase → MNPIATTSSLELSTTTADLTAPVISRSDVLVVGGGPAGVAAAVTAARSGASVTLLERYSSLGGLASGGMVLVLDDMINGQEITVTGIVSEYVERLEKLGLAIVPPADDRKTSEELWNKWGRYGTFDFHSHTNPKPICYAAAFDPDGWKRVSNDLVREAGVNLRLHSWFSRPIVDNGVIKGVICETKSGPQAFMADIVIDTTGDIDVASRAGASHIKDSYLTTLVFRLGNVDTAAAEAFEQANPKEARAINRTIKRLLGGAWELWWLKTPIDGVVWCNAPHMTGYDGVDPADMTAAEFAARDRITEAVEYVRAHLPGFENCYMLDVASQMGVRQTRLLDGEYVMTKDDVTSRRHFADTVARGRDYYYPYRSLLPKEVDQLLVAGRHYSATPEAQKMSREIPPCMAMGQAVGVAAALAVENGVTVREVSAQDIQQGMRRHGADPGDVPSSNATLDNEAVVGA
- a CDS encoding helix-turn-helix domain-containing protein, with amino-acid sequence MTNEIIAASSPAGTSALLATVGNKVRTMRKDKGMTLSKLSEITGLSPAIVSQIERGLANPSFTTLAQLAHGLDIPVGKFFLGQEETRSPVVRKSERRNLKGVTKKSVGEAVYELLTPDLNGALEAQWIVSPPGHDTSATPFRHSGEEFGIILSGKKDIFLDGECYTLEAGDSITFSSDTPHWYKNSYEEVCVAIWVNAPHVW